A genomic stretch from Shewanella woodyi ATCC 51908 includes:
- a CDS encoding TIGR04211 family SH3 domain-containing protein, producing the protein MLRILALVGLMLLSPSLLAAGQTRYISDEVYLFLHGGPGTQFRILGSVEAGQEITVLGEKQGNYSKIIDHKGREGWVETKMISAQKSLRVQLPEVQAELTKTKAELEQVVNSSDSNVQELRQVKAQLARAEESLEQASTERDRATRELANIQKNERFQMWQEGGIIAAAGLLMGIILVYLPRPRRKKRSNW; encoded by the coding sequence GTGTTAAGAATCCTTGCTCTAGTGGGACTGATGTTACTCTCCCCAAGCCTTTTGGCTGCAGGCCAAACCCGTTATATCTCAGATGAAGTTTACCTCTTTCTACATGGTGGTCCCGGTACGCAGTTCCGTATCTTAGGCAGTGTCGAAGCAGGGCAAGAGATCACAGTATTAGGTGAGAAGCAGGGAAACTACTCTAAAATCATCGATCACAAAGGCCGTGAAGGTTGGGTTGAGACTAAGATGATCAGTGCTCAAAAAAGCTTACGAGTTCAGTTACCAGAAGTACAAGCAGAACTCACCAAAACGAAAGCTGAGCTAGAACAGGTCGTCAACTCCAGTGACAGCAATGTGCAAGAGCTTCGTCAAGTTAAGGCACAGCTCGCTCGTGCAGAGGAATCACTCGAGCAAGCCAGTACTGAGCGCGACAGAGCGACTCGCGAGCTGGCCAACATACAGAAAAATGAGCGTTTTCAGATGTGGCAAGAGGGTGGCATCATTGCCGCAGCCGGTTTGCTTATGGGCATCATCTTAGTCTACCTACCTAGACCAAGACGCAAAAAGAGAAGTAACTGGTAA
- a CDS encoding inorganic phosphate transporter, which translates to MVDVLVTNGPMLIAIAAAFGFLMAWGIGANDVANAMGTSVGSNAITIKQAIIIAMIFEFAGAYLAGGEVTSTIRKGIIDSAYFVDSPELLVYGMISALLAAGIWLIVASALGWPVSTTHSIIGAIVGFAAVGVGTEAVEWGKVGGIVGSWVVTPAISGFIAFMIFQSVQKLIFDTDNPLENAKRYVPFYMALAGFMMSLVTITKGLKHIGLHFSTAEAYGLAAVIALIVGFIGIFAIKRLKMNPGAGRQNQFDNVEKVFAILMVLTACCMAFAHGSNDVANAIGPLAAVVSVVHSGGEISSKAPLVWWILPLGAVGIVMGLAIFGKRVMQTIGKNITHLTPSRGFAAELAAASTVVIASGTGLPISTTQTLVGAVLGVGMARGIAAINIGVVRNIVVSWVVTLPAGAGLSIMFFFMIKGIFN; encoded by the coding sequence ATGGTTGATGTATTAGTCACCAATGGCCCAATGCTTATTGCAATTGCGGCTGCATTTGGTTTTTTAATGGCATGGGGTATTGGCGCAAACGACGTAGCCAATGCAATGGGAACCTCTGTAGGTTCTAACGCTATTACGATTAAACAAGCGATCATCATCGCGATGATTTTTGAATTTGCTGGCGCATATCTTGCCGGTGGTGAAGTCACCAGTACGATCCGTAAAGGGATCATCGATTCAGCATATTTTGTTGATTCACCAGAACTACTGGTTTACGGCATGATTTCAGCATTATTAGCTGCTGGTATCTGGTTGATTGTCGCCTCAGCACTTGGCTGGCCAGTCTCTACCACTCATTCGATTATCGGTGCTATCGTAGGCTTCGCAGCCGTCGGTGTGGGTACTGAGGCCGTTGAGTGGGGCAAAGTCGGTGGTATTGTTGGCTCTTGGGTTGTCACACCCGCAATATCAGGCTTTATCGCCTTTATGATATTCCAAAGTGTGCAGAAGCTTATCTTCGATACCGATAATCCACTTGAAAATGCTAAGCGTTACGTGCCTTTCTATATGGCGCTAGCTGGTTTTATGATGTCACTTGTGACAATCACTAAAGGCCTTAAGCATATCGGTCTGCACTTCAGTACAGCAGAAGCCTACGGCTTAGCGGCTGTCATTGCGCTTATCGTTGGCTTTATTGGTATTTTCGCTATTAAACGTCTTAAGATGAATCCAGGTGCGGGTCGTCAAAACCAGTTTGATAATGTTGAGAAAGTTTTCGCTATCTTAATGGTTTTAACAGCTTGTTGTATGGCATTCGCACACGGTTCAAACGACGTTGCTAACGCGATTGGTCCACTAGCAGCGGTTGTTTCAGTCGTTCATAGTGGTGGTGAGATCAGCAGTAAAGCGCCGCTTGTTTGGTGGATCCTACCTTTAGGTGCTGTTGGTATCGTTATGGGTCTTGCCATCTTTGGTAAGCGCGTAATGCAAACCATTGGTAAGAACATCACTCACCTGACGCCTAGCCGTGGCTTTGCCGCTGAGCTTGCAGCAGCCTCTACCGTTGTGATTGCATCGGGAACGGGTCTGCCAATCTCAACAACACAGACACTAGTTGGTGCTGTATTAGGTGTAGGTATGGCTCGTGGTATTGCAGCGATTAATATCGGTGTGGTCAGAAACATCGTCGTTTCTTGGGTCGTGACTCTGCCTGCTGGTGCAGGTCTCTCAATCATGTTCTTCTTCATGATTAAGGGAATCTTCAACTAA
- a CDS encoding TIGR00153 family protein produces the protein MPVNSILGVFAKSPIKPLQEHIDKVHQCASILVPFFDATASGDWSGAAEIRQQINVTEREADSLKREIRLTLPGGLFMPVERTDLLELLTQQDKIANKAKDISGRILGRELLIPEAIQEPFKAYLQRCLDAVTQAKQAINELDDLLETGFRGREVDLVAKMIVELDKIEEDTDDLQISIRRQLFAIENDLNPIDVMFLYKIIEWVGDLADLAERVGSRLELMLARV, from the coding sequence ATGCCAGTAAACTCTATTTTGGGCGTGTTTGCAAAATCGCCAATCAAGCCTCTACAAGAGCATATAGATAAAGTACACCAATGCGCATCGATTCTAGTGCCATTTTTTGATGCTACCGCTTCAGGTGACTGGAGTGGTGCTGCTGAAATACGACAGCAGATCAATGTCACGGAAAGGGAAGCGGATTCACTAAAACGTGAAATACGTCTCACTCTTCCCGGCGGCCTGTTTATGCCTGTCGAACGAACCGACTTACTGGAGCTACTTACCCAGCAAGATAAGATCGCTAATAAAGCGAAAGACATTTCAGGTCGTATCCTCGGCCGTGAGCTTCTGATCCCAGAAGCAATTCAAGAACCATTTAAAGCGTACTTGCAGCGCTGCTTAGATGCAGTAACTCAAGCAAAACAAGCAATTAACGAACTCGATGATCTGCTAGAAACAGGTTTCCGTGGTCGTGAAGTTGATTTGGTCGCTAAAATGATTGTCGAACTCGATAAAATCGAAGAAGATACGGATGATCTTCAAATCAGTATTCGTCGTCAGCTGTTCGCTATCGAAAACGATTTGAACCCGATCGACGTTATGTTCCTTTATAAGATAATTGAGTGGGTTGGTGATTTAGCAGATCTTGCTGAACGTGTCGGTTCCCGCTTAGAGCTAATGCTAGCTCGCGTCTAA
- a CDS encoding CYTH domain-containing protein, which yields MDAEIELKLFFQLEQQEALIQLLDNLPHSEPQWCRNLTNAYFETPDLQLRRWDMGLRVRGCDGALEQTIKTAGSVIGGIHSRPEFNVDIDQNFPILSLFPEKIWPDKSIISSVQSKLTCLFHTDFTRRTWHIYVDNSLIEVALDVGQIAVDVAGEQRVEPICELEFELMAGEAQALIKLGRQVAQSLPVRLGKASKAQRGYRLAAQASPLSLEVLEFITLKPEQDLKQTLIDLLSTGLERWQLLEAMILESDSALDKQLPTLCYRLRACIRLLRCTLAQFELLSAELTSKFDCIEAHLEFVESSLSCVEILKERSLLISKLPQSKTLTELVSMQLLLLSIPQRVGKMLDDLCYGGLQLSLVELLFAFKSGQQTLDSESSLQAFADKMQEASWLRIVNLMPSEMDLSSTDYQDFARALDESVFVGVAYGGLYSAKSRDLFRLPWQDLVLGIRTLAAYRKLAELSQENGIDISPWLTNKEDSLLFAMEHSRRTALKNEPYWR from the coding sequence ATGGACGCTGAGATAGAACTAAAATTATTTTTTCAATTAGAACAACAAGAAGCGTTAATTCAGTTACTCGATAATCTTCCTCATTCTGAGCCGCAATGGTGTCGAAACCTCACGAATGCCTACTTTGAAACTCCTGATTTACAGCTTAGACGTTGGGATATGGGATTACGAGTCAGAGGTTGTGATGGTGCGTTAGAACAGACGATAAAAACAGCAGGCAGTGTTATTGGTGGCATCCATTCCCGCCCAGAATTCAATGTTGATATCGATCAAAACTTTCCGATCCTTTCTCTTTTTCCTGAAAAAATATGGCCCGACAAGTCGATAATTTCATCAGTGCAATCTAAATTAACCTGCTTGTTTCATACTGATTTCACAAGGCGAACTTGGCATATTTATGTCGATAATAGCCTTATTGAGGTGGCACTGGATGTTGGGCAGATAGCTGTCGATGTGGCTGGTGAACAGCGAGTTGAACCCATTTGTGAGCTTGAGTTTGAGCTGATGGCTGGTGAAGCTCAAGCTTTGATAAAACTTGGCCGTCAGGTAGCTCAATCTCTGCCTGTTAGACTGGGTAAGGCGAGTAAAGCACAAAGAGGCTACCGCTTAGCTGCGCAGGCAAGCCCCCTTAGTTTAGAGGTGTTGGAGTTTATCACCCTCAAGCCTGAACAAGATCTTAAACAAACCTTGATTGATCTGTTGAGCACAGGCCTTGAGCGTTGGCAGTTACTGGAGGCGATGATATTAGAGTCTGACTCGGCGCTGGATAAGCAACTCCCTACACTCTGTTATCGCCTGCGAGCCTGCATAAGGCTACTGCGCTGTACTTTAGCTCAGTTTGAGCTGCTTAGTGCTGAGCTTACGAGTAAGTTTGACTGCATTGAGGCGCATCTGGAGTTTGTTGAGTCTAGTTTGAGCTGTGTCGAGATCTTAAAAGAGAGGAGCCTATTAATTTCCAAACTGCCTCAATCTAAAACATTAACAGAGCTGGTATCGATGCAACTCTTGCTGCTAAGTATTCCTCAGCGTGTGGGGAAGATGTTAGATGATCTCTGTTATGGCGGTTTGCAACTATCATTGGTTGAGCTTCTGTTTGCGTTTAAATCAGGTCAACAAACGCTGGATAGTGAGAGCTCTTTACAGGCATTTGCAGACAAGATGCAGGAAGCATCTTGGTTAAGAATTGTGAACTTGATGCCATCGGAGATGGATTTGAGTAGTACTGATTACCAAGATTTTGCCCGAGCGCTGGATGAGAGTGTGTTTGTTGGCGTTGCCTATGGTGGACTCTATTCGGCAAAGTCGAGGGATCTATTTCGATTACCCTGGCAAGATCTTGTTCTCGGGATCCGGACATTAGCCGCTTATCGCAAGTTAGCGGAGCTTAGCCAAGAAAATGGCATTGATATCTCACCATGGCTAACTAACAAAGAGGATAGCTTGCTGTTTGCTATGGAGCACTCTAGACGAACAGCGTTAAAAAATGAGCCCTATTGGCGCTAA
- a CDS encoding ion transporter, with translation MAERKKWLPQTEEELTPFQLAMMALSLLSVIVVLVLSFAKLEPETKRLLTAVDFSICIIFLTYFFYGLARADDKVYYIKHNWIDFVASIPVIEPLRFARLFQILRVIRLIRMAQSFIVPMVKQRRQATLASLLVAMVTILTFSSVLILIVESGVPDANIQTAENAIWWALVTISTVGYGDYYPVTTAGHVIGGIVIICGVSFFGVISGYMASLFIAPDESEKIEAQSKEIRTELHDALERMEANQGMLLKQIDELQQELKQERSSSGKSS, from the coding sequence ATGGCAGAAAGAAAAAAATGGTTACCCCAAACAGAAGAGGAGCTGACCCCTTTTCAGCTTGCCATGATGGCGCTTTCACTCCTTTCTGTCATCGTGGTGCTGGTACTGAGCTTTGCAAAGTTAGAACCAGAAACAAAACGCTTACTCACCGCCGTTGACTTCAGCATCTGTATTATCTTCCTCACTTACTTCTTTTATGGCTTAGCCCGAGCCGATGACAAAGTCTATTATATTAAACATAACTGGATAGACTTTGTTGCCAGCATTCCGGTCATTGAACCACTTAGGTTTGCGAGGCTATTTCAGATCTTACGTGTAATACGCCTTATTCGCATGGCACAGTCCTTTATCGTGCCTATGGTTAAACAGCGCAGACAAGCGACCCTAGCCAGCCTACTCGTTGCCATGGTGACCATATTAACCTTCTCATCAGTCTTGATTTTGATCGTAGAGAGTGGCGTCCCTGATGCCAATATACAAACGGCTGAGAACGCCATTTGGTGGGCATTAGTCACCATATCTACCGTGGGATACGGTGATTACTATCCAGTGACCACGGCTGGACATGTAATTGGCGGCATTGTGATCATCTGTGGGGTCAGCTTCTTCGGTGTGATCTCAGGTTACATGGCTTCGCTCTTTATCGCCCCCGATGAGTCGGAAAAGATTGAAGCTCAGAGCAAAGAGATCCGCACTGAACTCCATGATGCTTTAGAGAGAATGGAGGCCAATCAAGGGATGTTGCTCAAGCAGATAGATGAGCTACAACAAGAACTCAAACAGGAGCGAAGTAGCTCTGGTAAATCAAGCTAA
- a CDS encoding PspA/IM30 family protein produces the protein MGILNKIITAFRGGATEVGQSIVDANSTRIFEQEIRDAENHLTKAKRELTDVMAKEMQASREVDRLKRSISEHEGYATQALEKENEALAMEVAEKISQLDQELAEQQSANANFTAHATRLKELVRKTERQLTDYQRQLSMVKTTESVQKATASITDSFAGSSSKLLNAKDSLERIKARQQQFDDRLVAAEQLADENSDKSLHDKLAQAGIGEQKSNANAVLDRLKARK, from the coding sequence ATGGGCATACTAAACAAGATTATAACTGCTTTCCGTGGTGGTGCTACTGAAGTTGGCCAAAGCATAGTTGACGCTAACTCAACCCGTATCTTCGAACAGGAGATCCGTGATGCAGAGAACCACTTAACTAAAGCTAAGCGTGAGCTAACTGACGTCATGGCAAAAGAGATGCAAGCCAGCCGTGAAGTTGATCGCCTAAAGCGTTCAATCAGCGAACATGAAGGTTATGCAACTCAAGCTCTTGAGAAAGAGAATGAAGCACTAGCAATGGAAGTTGCAGAGAAGATCTCTCAACTAGACCAAGAGCTTGCTGAGCAGCAAAGTGCAAACGCTAACTTTACCGCTCACGCGACTCGTCTTAAAGAGCTCGTGCGTAAAACTGAGCGTCAACTGACCGATTACCAGCGTCAGCTAAGCATGGTTAAGACCACTGAAAGTGTTCAAAAAGCCACTGCTAGCATCACAGACTCTTTTGCAGGCAGCAGCTCAAAGCTATTAAACGCAAAAGATTCGCTGGAGCGTATCAAGGCTCGTCAGCAGCAGTTTGATGACCGCCTTGTTGCCGCAGAGCAACTTGCCGATGAAAACAGTGACAAGTCACTACATGATAAATTGGCTCAGGCTGGTATTGGTGAGCAGAAGTCTAACGCAAACGCGGTACTCGATCGCCTAAAAGCGCGTAAGTAA
- a CDS encoding YjfI family protein, with the protein MNIHTIANHLNDLCDKSHTGLQFDCYPINGEVEVLQVNIVGREEIPVFVSVTENQVLCISYLWGEDEVNQERRLEMFETMLELNIPMPLSSFAKIDDKYVVYGALSVQSEMQEIELELSVLSDNCLEVIDEMADFLK; encoded by the coding sequence ATGAACATTCACACTATTGCCAACCACCTAAATGATCTTTGTGACAAGAGCCATACTGGATTGCAGTTTGACTGCTACCCAATCAATGGCGAGGTCGAGGTATTGCAAGTCAATATCGTTGGACGTGAAGAGATCCCTGTATTCGTATCGGTGACAGAAAACCAAGTTCTCTGCATCAGTTACCTTTGGGGTGAAGATGAAGTTAATCAGGAACGTCGTCTAGAGATGTTTGAGACCATGCTAGAGCTCAACATTCCTATGCCACTGTCATCTTTTGCAAAGATTGATGATAAATATGTGGTTTATGGCGCGCTTTCCGTTCAGTCAGAGATGCAGGAGATAGAACTTGAGCTTTCAGTTCTTTCCGACAACTGTCTGGAAGTCATCGATGAGATGGCCGACTTCTTAAAGTAA
- a CDS encoding polyamine aminopropyltransferase has translation MSEVTEPALAGNPKERKLSWFDDTLLLGIMAVLAGCGLIYEYLLSHYAGRILGALEAAIYTMIGLMIVSMGIGAFAARKIRCAYTGFAVLELSVALCGSLAILITAAIIGFGQQLPLIIASTLGLPPDLLPEGGFIGVLQKLSEYLPYVWGVILGLMIGMEIPLIARVRQSLCDEHLMHNAGTIYGADYVGAGIGAAIWVSFMLAIDIQLAAALTASFNLLAGFIFIWRFWDRIRFVKILLVGHFIASGILLLLAWHGPSWEQNFNNLLYKDNVIYAKSTRFQQLTFTERLRGSGIPPVYSLYINGRLQFSSEDEHIYHAFLVHPTMEASARHNKVLIIGGGDGLGLKQVLKWQPDSVTLMDLDKDLLALFTSHEADMPARLSDTLLRLNGDALNDPRVNVIVDDAFNGVDKLLRKGEKFDAIIVDLPDPSHPDLNKLYSDLFYKKLKELLSADGALTVQSTSPYHAPKAFISIGKTLALAGFDVNQYHHNVPSFGEWGWSIATASGKNARARLNEITQLSVEDDWLTPGLIKGSFEFPANFYQELENIEANRIGSTQLYQYHQQAWSENQGVTLF, from the coding sequence GTGAGTGAAGTAACTGAACCAGCACTGGCTGGAAACCCCAAAGAGAGAAAATTAAGTTGGTTTGACGATACGCTGCTACTTGGCATTATGGCGGTTCTGGCTGGGTGTGGCTTAATCTATGAGTATCTACTCTCCCATTATGCAGGGCGCATTCTCGGCGCACTAGAAGCCGCCATCTACACCATGATAGGCTTGATGATCGTCTCCATGGGGATTGGGGCTTTTGCTGCCCGTAAGATTCGCTGCGCCTATACAGGTTTTGCAGTACTTGAGCTCAGTGTCGCCCTGTGTGGATCACTGGCCATCTTGATCACCGCCGCAATTATCGGTTTCGGCCAACAGCTTCCTCTTATCATCGCCAGCACTTTGGGCCTGCCTCCAGATCTTCTACCTGAAGGGGGTTTTATTGGTGTACTGCAAAAGCTCAGTGAGTACCTTCCCTATGTATGGGGCGTAATATTGGGTTTGATGATCGGCATGGAGATCCCTCTCATTGCTCGTGTTCGCCAATCCCTGTGCGATGAGCACCTGATGCACAATGCGGGCACCATATATGGCGCCGACTATGTAGGTGCAGGTATAGGGGCAGCTATCTGGGTCAGCTTTATGCTTGCCATCGATATTCAGTTGGCAGCGGCATTAACCGCTAGCTTTAACTTGCTAGCTGGCTTTATTTTTATCTGGCGTTTCTGGGATCGAATTCGATTCGTAAAAATCTTGCTTGTGGGGCATTTTATCGCCTCAGGTATACTGCTACTACTGGCTTGGCACGGACCCAGCTGGGAGCAAAATTTCAATAACTTGCTCTATAAAGACAATGTTATCTACGCCAAATCGACCCGTTTTCAGCAACTCACGTTCACCGAACGTTTAAGAGGCAGCGGTATCCCTCCTGTTTATTCTCTCTATATTAATGGCCGCCTGCAGTTCTCCAGTGAAGATGAGCATATTTATCACGCCTTTTTGGTTCACCCAACCATGGAAGCCAGCGCTCGTCACAATAAGGTATTGATCATTGGCGGCGGAGACGGACTAGGGCTAAAACAGGTGCTTAAGTGGCAACCTGACTCTGTAACTTTAATGGATCTCGACAAAGATCTGCTGGCGCTTTTCACCTCCCATGAGGCCGATATGCCAGCGCGTTTGAGTGACACATTACTGAGATTAAATGGTGATGCCCTTAACGATCCTAGAGTCAATGTGATTGTCGATGATGCTTTTAATGGGGTGGATAAACTCCTTAGAAAAGGTGAGAAGTTTGATGCCATCATTGTCGATCTGCCTGACCCGAGTCATCCTGATCTAAACAAGCTATATTCAGATCTCTTTTATAAAAAATTAAAGGAACTCTTGAGTGCAGATGGTGCTCTAACCGTACAGTCAACCTCTCCTTACCATGCACCTAAGGCATTTATTTCAATTGGAAAAACCTTAGCACTAGCGGGTTTCGATGTGAATCAATATCATCACAACGTCCCCAGTTTTGGAGAGTGGGGCTGGAGCATCGCCACCGCATCTGGTAAAAATGCTAGAGCAAGGTTGAACGAAATAACCCAACTATCAGTTGAGGATGACTGGTTAACCCCAGGTCTGATAAAAGGGTCTTTTGAGTTCCCAGCCAACTTCTATCAAGAGTTAGAGAATATAGAAGCGAATCGAATTGGCTCCACCCAGTTATACCAGTACCACCAACAAGCTTGGTCTGAGAATCAGGGAGTTACACTATTCTGA
- a CDS encoding DUF350 domain-containing protein — MTLFQDFGITQDLVIILAIDLTIAIILLTFMRYLQGWTIKVDSRVELSEKDNFAFGISTAGAIAGLGIVLTGAITGEAAHSYLVEAVGMTAYGLFGLILIKLGRYLHDKIALNEFNKSELILKGNISVAIVDASAAIATAIIIRSVLLWAEDLTLDTFIAIFSAFAISQLMLVLLTRFREHRYAKRNQNASMQEALVQGHKAVAIRHSGYMLAMALSFNAASHFIIYSPQAYLANIAGWMVFSVIMLIALTLLIKLVKKLVMVNINLAEEVEKQHNIGVATVELALSVAIALILTSLMA, encoded by the coding sequence ATGACATTATTTCAAGACTTCGGTATCACACAAGATCTGGTTATCATTCTCGCCATTGATCTGACTATAGCGATAATTCTTTTAACCTTTATGCGTTACCTGCAGGGCTGGACAATTAAAGTCGATAGCCGGGTTGAGCTCTCAGAAAAAGATAACTTTGCATTCGGCATAAGCACTGCTGGTGCCATCGCCGGTTTAGGTATTGTGTTAACTGGCGCTATCACTGGCGAAGCAGCCCACTCCTATCTAGTGGAAGCCGTTGGCATGACCGCCTATGGTTTATTTGGCCTTATCTTAATTAAGCTAGGCCGCTATCTTCACGATAAAATAGCCCTAAATGAGTTCAACAAAAGCGAGCTGATCCTCAAAGGAAATATCTCCGTTGCCATCGTTGATGCCAGTGCCGCCATTGCTACCGCGATTATCATACGTTCGGTGCTGTTATGGGCTGAAGATCTTACCTTAGACACCTTTATCGCTATCTTCAGTGCCTTCGCAATCTCTCAGCTGATGTTAGTCCTGCTTACACGTTTTCGTGAGCACCGCTATGCCAAACGTAATCAAAACGCCTCTATGCAAGAAGCCTTAGTGCAAGGTCATAAAGCCGTTGCAATCCGCCACAGCGGGTACATGCTTGCCATGGCATTGAGCTTTAATGCCGCCAGCCACTTCATTATCTATAGCCCCCAAGCCTACCTAGCGAACATCGCTGGCTGGATGGTCTTCTCAGTGATCATGCTTATCGCACTGACACTGCTAATTAAGTTAGTGAAAAAACTGGTCATGGTAAATATTAACCTTGCTGAAGAGGTCGAGAAGCAACACAACATAGGTGTTGCGACCGTTGAGCTTGCACTGAGTGTCGCCATCGCCTTGATCCTCACCAGTTTAATGGCTTAA